In Bacteroides cellulosilyticus, the genomic stretch CTGACAGTGACACGGAAAAAACAAAAGTAATAGGTCGGATAGAAAGTATAAAAGATATCAAGGAGGACGGGAATGAAGAAGTCATAAAAAAGAATGTGAAGGTAGTATGGCTATTTTCTAGTTTTATAGAGGAGCTTGAAATAAAAGAAGATGTAGTAAAGAATGGTCATACTTTCAAACTTGAAGAAGTTGTTGAGGGTGATATTTATGCTGACAGTGACACGGAAAAAACAAAAGTAATAGGTCGGATAGAAAGTATAAAAGACATCAAGGAGGCTGAGACTGGAAAAGTCATAAAAAAAGATGTGAAGGTAGTATGGCTATTTTCTAGTTTTACAGAGGAGTTTGAAATAGAAGGTAGTGTATTAAAGGACAATCATACTTTCAAACTTGAAGAAGTTGTTGAGGGTGATATTTATGCTGACAGTGACACGGAAAAAACAAATGTAATAGGTCGGATAGAAAGTATAAAAGACATCAAGGAGGCTGGGAATGAAAAAGTCATAAAAAAGAATGTGAAGGTAGTATGGCTATTTCCTAATAATGTAGATAAACAGGCGCTCCATCAAGCGTTGTACAATGTCTCATCCGTTTACAAGCAGGCTATAAAAGGTGTGCTGAAAAACTTGAATCTGTTTCCTCCGTCTGCTGCTATGGCAGGTATTTACACTATGGTGGATAATAGTCGCGGTGTATGGAAAGCTCCTGCTAATGTAACATTGAACTATGTGGGCAGTACGGTGGAAGACATTGACGATGAGCAGCAGGCCGAACTGAACGTCCCTATTCATGGAAAAGCCGTTAATGTGATACGCCTGTTCCGTGGCGAAGGTATCAAAGTATGGGGAGCACGTACATTGGATGGAAATTCCTTGGATTGGAGGTACGTGAATGTACGCCGCACCTTGCTATTCCTGGAAGAATCGATAAAGAATGCTGCCCGCGCTTATGTATTTGAGCCGAATGATGCAGGTACATGGATCAACATGAAGTGCATGATAGATAGTTTCTTGCGGAGTGTATGGAAACGTGGCGGACTGGCGGGCGCGACACCTGAAGATGCCTTCGAGGTGCATATAGGCTTGGGTGATACCATGACTGCTGAAGATATATTGGATGGTATCATGCGCATTACAGTACTTGTGGCTGTTACCCATCCTGCCGAGTTCATTGAGATAACATTCCAACAGCAGGCACAAAAGAGTTGATAACTGATTGTTGAACTTTAAATTATAAGAATCATGGGAGAATATAAGACCCCCGGTGTTTACATCAAAGAGAAGAATGCCTTCGGTAATTCCATAGTGGAAGTTGAAACCGCTGTTCCGGTCTTTATCGGACTTACAGAGGTAGCTCTGGATGGAACCTCATCTTTGCTGAATAAGCCGGTACGAATTTCATCAATGACGGAGTACAACACGTATTTCGGAGGTGCACCTACACCTCAGTTCATGCTTTCCTCTGAAGATATTAAGGCGGATGACAAGGATAAATTTTTGTTTTGTTTTCCTGATAGTGAAAAGAAAACGGCTTTGAAATGCGGAGTACTGGGGCATATTTGTACCTTGTATTATCATATGGTGCTGTTTTTCGCCAATGGCGGCGGAACGTGCTATGTAGTTTCATTGGGTGGATATAACGCTGATTTTTGTGAGTTGTATTCGGCCAATAAGGACACAGTGTTTGCCAATATCAAAAAAGAACAGGACATCACAATGGTAGTAGTGCCGGAAGCGGTAAACTCGGCCAACTGCATGAATGTTTATACCGATTTGCTGAAGGAGTTGTGCGACAAGCAAAAATATTTTGCCTTGTTGGATGTGCCAATGGAAGCGGGCGCTAAGACAGAGGATATATCGGATTCGTTTGGGACAGGTATAGGCACTACAAACCTGCAATACGCGGCAGCCTATTATCCCTGGCTGGAAACCTCGGTGTTATCGGATGCTGACATTGATAGTAGAGTGCTGGTCTGGAACTATAATGCAGAAACCACTCCAAGCACCTTTAGTGGTGATTCGAAGGTGGACGAGTATATCAAAAAGTGTATTACTATGATAAGCACATCGAAAGATGCAGCTGGTAAGGAACTGAAAGCGGACGATATTCAACAAGTTAAGACCGATCTTCATAATGCCTTGTTGCAGAACTGGCCGCAATATAAGTCGCTGGCGAAGAAAGTGAAAGACTATTTGAACCTGCTGCCTCCCTCGGCTGCAATGGCTGGAGTTTATACGATGGTAGACAATACACGTGGCGTGTGGAAAGCCCCAGCCAATGTATCTTTGAACTACGTGAACAAGCCTGCTGTTCCTATTACGGGCAAAGACCAGGAAGTATTGAATATGCCGATGACCGGAAAGGCTATTAATGCCATCCGTACCTTCCCCGGCGAAGGTATCAAGGTATGGGGTGCCCGTACACTGGACGGCAATTCGCAGGACTGGCGTTACATCAATGTGCGTCGCACGATGATTTTTCTGGAACAGTCGATAAAGAATGCCGCTCGTGCCTATGTGTTCGAACCGAACGATGCCAATACATGGATCAACATGAAGTGCATGATTGAGAATTTCCTGCGTAGTGTATGGAAACGTGGGGGACTTGCGGGCTCAACACCTGAAGATGCCTACGAAGTACATGTCGGCCTGGGTGATACCATGACAAGTGATGATATTTTGGAAGGGATTATGCGTATCACAGTGCTGGTAGCTGTTGTTCACCCGGCAGAGTTTATCGAAATCACTTTCCAACAGCAGGCGCAAAAGAGCTGAGAATAACAAAAAAAAATGAAAGTTAACAATTAAAAAATAGAATATTATGGCAGATAATGGATCAGCACAGAGTCAGGACACTAAGATGTGGCCGTTACCGAGTTTTCATTTCAAAGTGACATTGGGAAGTGTGGGTGAAATATCTTTCAGTGAAGTATCGGGCCTTGAAACCGAATTCGAAGAAATCACCTATCGTGCCGGTGACAGTAATGATTTCACGAAGTTGAAGATGCCCGGCTTAAAGAAAGTGAGTGACATTACCTTGAAAAAAGGCATGTTCGTTTCTGACTCCCAACTATGGAAATGGATTGGCAATGTGAACATGAATATCATCCAACGCGAAAACGTAACCATCAGTTTGCTGGATGAGTCGCATTCAGCCGTAAAGACCTGGTCATTGATAAATGCTTGGCCGAAGAAGATTACGGTGGAAGGTTTCAAGGCCGATGGTAATTCAGTAGCTATGGAAACATTGATTCTGGCACATGAAGGAATACAGATTACTGAATAATTTCTATAGATTATGATTGAGAACCTTGCATGGAAATTTCTGCCGCCCTATGAATTCTATTTTCGGGTGTGTTTTATGGAGAGACTTGTCTCACTGTTTTACGCCTCGTTTACAGAAGTCAGCGGTTTAGGGTGGAACTATGAGAAACAGACACAGACGGGGTCGGAGAATACTGCCCAAGAATTGCCCAAAGCAATCAAATACGGCAAAATAACTTTGAAATCACCGCTTGTGCCTTTAGTTGCACCGTTTGAACTCTGGGTGAACGACTGTTGTGACAGTTTGAACATGAAAAATGCCAAAGATCAAATTGTAGCTCTGGATATGGTCGTTACGCTACAAAGTCAGGCCAATGTTCCGGTTGCAGCTTGGCTGTGTTCGCATTGTTATCCGGTAGGATGCTCGCTCAGTGGATTGGATGCCGCAAGAAGTGGACTTGCAATGGAAACTGTCATTTTGAATTGTAATCGGTTGGAACGTAAACTGTAGAAATTATGCCTGTTGTTATAAAAGAAATACGTATCCGGACTGTTGTTGAAAAACGAATCGTTGCGGAGACGGAAATTTCGGAAGAGCTTATCCGAAAGGTTGGAAACCGCGTAAGGGACAGACTGGATGCCGAAGATAGTGTCCGGCCTGCCACCCGGCGGTGGCAGAGAAAGAAGAATGAACGTTAGTAATGCATAGAAGTAAGACAAAATGGGACGGATGACCATAGTAGCCTATACGGATGAGAATTTCAACAGCGAATATAAATCTGCACTGGAACTTCCCATCAATCCGGACAAGGTGAAGTTCACGAAAGGAGTCCGATATGCGGAGGATAAGCAGTTGGGGAGCCTGAACGGGTCGAACGTGTATGTGCGTTATCGTCCGGAAACCCTTTACTTTGAGTGCTTGCTCGATATGACCAATGCCATGGAGGACGATTGTGGGAAGAAACCCGTTCATGATGTGGTGAACGATCTGGAACAGCGACTCTATTGCTATAATAGTGAAGGGCATCGTCCTTCGTTCGTTAAGGTGCAATATGGCGACATTCTTTTTTTCGGGCAACTCAAGACGCTTGAAACGGAATATACTTTGTTCGACTTGGATGGCATACCTCTCCGCGCCGAATTGAAAGTGACACTGACGGGCTATTGCAGCCAGAAGGAGGAAAACAAACGATTTCCAAAACGTTCGCCCGATGTATCCCGGTTGGTTACGCTAAAGGAAGGGCAAACACTGGCAGCCCTATGTAATGAAGTTTATGGTGACCCGCTCCTCGTGGGCGAAGTTGCCCGATTTAATAACCTGAACGGTTACAGGAGCGTGCCCAGTGGTACAAAAATCCTGTTGCCGATGTTAAAAAAATAATTGAGATTATGGCTGAATCGCCTTCTGTACACAAAGACCGCGTACTAGCTTGTTCCGTTTATTGTAACGGAAGCAAACTGAAAGATGAGTACGCTTTAGTTGCCGCTACGGTGCATCAGGAACTGAACCGTATTGGCAAAGCAACATTGAAGTTTAATGCCGGAAATATAGGCAATCAAACCTTTGACGAGAGTGATGCCGACCTTTTCAAACCGGGCAATGCTATCCGTCTGGACGCAGGCGATACGGAAAAGGAAGATACGCTGTTCGATGGAGTGATTATCGGGTTACGCATTATCATTGATAAGGATTTTCGTTCCTATATGTTGGTGGAGTGTCGTGACCATGCCTATTCCGCCACGCAAGGACGTAAGAATTGTATTTTTGAGAAGAGGAAGGACTGTGACATCATTAAGGAAGTATTGTCTGCCTACGGTAGTGTGGAAGTAGATTCCACAACCTATCAGCACCCCACGCTGGTACAGTATTATTGTTCCGATTGGGACTTTGCCCTTTCGCGTGCCGATGCCAACGGCTTGTTTGTCTTCACTGATGGTAGTAAGATAAAGGTGAAGAAGCCCGATGTGAGTGCGTCGCCTGTACTGACTGTAACTTGTGGTGTTGACCTGACTGCTTTTGACCTCGAACTATCCGCTAACGACCAGTTTACGAAATATGAAGCGATGTCGTGGGATCCAGTTACACAGAAAGCTGTGAAAGTGTCCGCTACCTCCCCCTCGCTCAACAAGCAGGGTGACTTGCAGCCGAAGAGTATTGCCACGGGTGATAGCTTTCTGTTGCAAACCGATGCGCCTACAGACGAAAAAGCGTTGAAACAATGGGCGGATGGTATGGCACTGAAAGCTGGATTGGCACGTTATCAAGGATCATGCAGCTTTTATGGTTCCGCCAAGGTGGTACCCGGTTGCATCATCGAACTGAAAGGCTTGGGTAAACGATTCAACGGCAATCTGTTTGTCGGATCAGTGACGCATACTATCGAGAACAACGAATGGATAACCGAAGCGGGTGCAGGTGTTTCATCTCTGAACATTACTGATGAAACTGATGTGGTATGCCCTTCCGCTTCCGGCTTTCTGCCCGGTTTGCAGGGACTCCATGCGGCGGTAGTGACGAAACTGGACGGTGATCCGCTGAAAGAATGCCGTATCCAGATAGAATTGCCATGGATGGATGGGAAGAACAAACTGCTTTGGGCAAGGCTCTCCACTATGTATGCCACAAATGCATCAGGTAACTTCTTCCTGCCCGAACCGAATGATGAAGTGGTGGTGGGCTTTATGAATGAAGACCCCGGACATCCTATCATATTGGGTGGGGTGTATGGTGCAAAGCACAAACCGCCTTATGAATACGAGGCGAAAAATAATACGAAAGCCATTGTCACCCGTGAGAAGATGCGGATAGAATTCAATGAGGAAAAGAAGGTGATAACGGTTTCCACTCCTGGAAAAAACACAGTGGAAATCAGCGATGACGACAAGCATATTAAGTTGACCGACCAGCACAAGAATGAGATTGTGATGGATAGCAGTGGTATTTCCCTTTCGTCGGCAAAAGATATCAAACTGAAAGCGAAAGGTACCATCACAATGGATGCCACTTCAAAAATCAGCGCCACCGCCAAGCAGGATGTCAGTTTGGAAGGGCTGAACGTGAAAGTGCAGGCTAAAGTGGGAGCAACCGTTAAAGGCAATGCCACAGCGGAACTTTCAGCTTCGGGCCAAACTACCGTCAAAGGTGCAATGGTCATGATAAACTAATTGACAATTAGGAAACGGATTTTTAATTTATAACTTTTAATTTGAAAACTATGCCTCCAGCAGCAAGAATAACTGATATGCACACCTGCCCCATGCAAACCCCGGCGTTTCCCTCGCCGATACCGCATGTGGGCGGACCGATAACCGGTCCATGTGTGCAGAATGTTTTGATAGGGAAAATGCCGGCAGCCGTCGTAGGCGATATGTGCGTCTGCGTGGGACCTCCGGATACAATAGTAAAAGGTTCATCCACTGTAATGATAGGTGGCAGACCTGCAGCTCGTATGGGTGACAGCACCGCGCATGGTGGCACAATAGTCATTGGATGTCCAACAGTGATGATAGGAGGATAAAGAATATGAGCAAAAAGAACAATGTATTAGACAACGATGCCTTTTTGGGCAAAGGCTGGAGCTTTCCGCCTACGCTGACAGAAGACGGTGTAGATATGGTGGCTTATGAGCAGGATATTGAGCAAAGCTTGTATGTTCTGTTGAGTACATCGCCCGGCGAACGGGTAAACCGCTATGACTATGGTTGTCCGCTCCGTAAGTATACTTTTGAGGTGATGGATACGGAAATAGTAACGCAGATGCGGAATGACATCACAAGGGCAATCCTTCTCTTCGAGCCACGCATCACGCTGGAAGAAGTTTCCTTTGAAAAAAGGGAGGAGGAAGGGGTGCTGCTGATAAAGCTGGTATATACCATTGTGAGGACGAATAATCGAAGTAATATGGTTTATCCGTTCTATTTTAATGAAGGGACAAGTATATGATGCATGATGTGTGGATTTAATAATGACTTATAATATTTACTAATAGATTGCGAGTATGAAGTATTTTACTTTTCCTATAAAACGTACCTCATATGCAATAAGTGAGGTAAACAGATAAAATAGCAACAACATTAAAAATGAGCAACTATGTATACAGATCAACGACATAAAGACATCATCAGTCGGGTATTACGCCAAGTCGATGGGAAAAGAACGCAGCAATTTCGAATGGGGGATAAACGAGGGAGTAGTATGATGCAAAAAAGAACAATACGGTCTGTCAACAAACAAACTTGTGGTATAAATGCAGAAAGAAAGGTTTTGCAAGCAACAATAGATAATCAGATAAGTTGTTATAATTCTATAATTCAAAGAGTTGTATATCCCAAGACAAAAGATTGGCTTGATGATCAATGGAATAATCTTTGTATAGGTATTGATAATTATAACAAGGGGTATTACCTAAGCAATACTTCGGATATCATGAAATATATTAAAAATAGAGAAGAAGTTTGGTATCAAACTCGCGGACATCCAATGATAAAAGAATTACGAGTAAGGAGACTAGCACAACTTGTACGAGATGGACTACCAATATCAGCCAATTCAATAAAGCAATATAATTCTTTAATTAACGACATAATTTCATATCTTAATTCAGATATAGCTCCTACCAAAACAGAAGAGTTAAGTGAGTATTTTAATTGTTTTCCACATCTTGCAGGTGAGGTAAATTCAAATGAGAAGTTAGTAGGAGGGCATTTGTTAATATCCATGCAAGAAAAATGGGGCAAAAACGAGTTGCTTTTTTCTCGTCAAAAAGATGGTCCTCTTGAAGATATAGGGAGCATAAAGAAGGACTATATGCCTTGGAGAGCATATTGGTCTAATGGTGAAAAATGGAAAAATGAAGAGTCTACGTTTTTTCCTGCAACTTGGACTTTAGGCAGATTAAATAGAGAACTGGACTACTCTACGCTAATTGGTAGTAATAGGACCTTAGAGAGCCAAATAGTAGTAAGAAGAACTGATGATACATTTTATCCTGTAATTTAACTTGTCTATTACAGAGGATGTTATTGATCTGATTACAAGCATATTTATTTATCTGGAAGTAATGTTTGATATGTTGTAAATATTATTAAGCAGGTAAGGCTTGTTCCGTCAGATTTTTAATCTGATAAAAATAATATGTAGCCCTACATTTGCAAGTTGACGACAAGAGGAACATAAAATAGTGACTGGATCTCTCAGATATTAGCATGGATAATACTGAATATGAAGTCAGAATATATAATAATGAGTTTGTTCTTTTATACTGAGGTTTTCCTGTAGCGTTAAATGTCCGTCTTGGTGAGTTTGTAATTTGATGGTCATTGGTGTCAGGATTTTTGATCTGAAATAATATAGTAAAAACAAACAATGTAAGTCGGGTCGTAAATTCGATTGAATGCAAAGATTGAACGAAGATAGGTCTGAAAGTTTATGTGTGGGTGTTGATGAGCAATCATCTTTATGCGATTGTGAGCGCAGGTGAGATATAACTAAGCTATCTGTATAGTTGCAGATAGTGCGGGAGATAAGTGGTTATTGGAGGTGATGGTGATATGATATATATAGGCTAAATGGGAGTTGGAGTAAATGGGAACCAGCCTGAACGGGTTTTACTGTATAGTTTAAGAGGACGAAATGATGATAGAAAGAATGCCATATGAACTGAAAGGTATGCTCTGCATGGACTTTGAAACAGACTGTGCAGAGCTGGACGACTTTCCGGTACTGGAAAGCGACTGGAATAGGCTATTACATCGTTTGATCAAGGCAGGTGCTTCTCCACGCTATGGTGACGGAGAGGAGGACATATTGCGCCCCCTACTGGAGAATCAGGTGCTGACCGTATTTGTCGACATTGTCCGTAAGAAGTTGTCGGACTATGGCAATAACTTTGCTAATGTGCAAGGTACAGCCATGCAGACTGTTTATGTTCAGAAATTGCGGCATGACATCGACCGATGGATAACCCGGTTGGACAGCTATCTGCATAACACTTGGCAAGCAGGAAATAACAGCAGCCTTGCCGCTGAAACCGCCCGCTGGTTGAAGGATCGTCTGGAACAGTCATTGTCTGCCGATGATCTAGATGGAAACAATAACTATTACCGGATGCTCCGCACCGTGACCGCTATTCAGGAGAATGTCGATTACTATCTAAATCAAATAAAGGACAGTGGCGATATGAATCCTGCACTGTCCCTGCTCATTGTCTATCTGAAAAACTATGGTAGCATTGCTGAGGCTTTCAACCGCCGCCTTGCCACGTTGCCAGAACTCTATCGTAAGGATATCCTGCATGCCACACCACAGGAGGCGGTACAAGACAACGTTTACGTCATTATCACACCTACAGAAGGTCTCGGAGGTTTTACCTTGCCTAAGGATGAGTCATTCCCCGCCGGCCAAAATGCCACAGGAGAAGAACTTATTTATCGGACTGAAAAAAAAGAATATATCAGCCCCATGCAGTGTGTGGAAGCGGATGCACTGTACGGTTTTTCCAATCCTTCTTGTGGAGGAGCTTTGGAACTCTATAAACAAACTATACAACTTCAAGATACAACCGATGCCCAAACCCTGTTCACACATGGTGAAGAATTACGCATAGGCTGGCAAGTGGAGTCCCCTATGTTTGTGTTGAACGAAGGAGAACGGAATATTAGTATCTATTTCCACCTTACAGCCGATAGTTCTATACCCAACAATACAAAAGGTTTTGTCCTACAACTGAGCGGAGCGGAAGGCTGGATGGAGCAAACTAGCGAGTGTTATATTGAATCCGGTCGGTTATGTTTCAGCTTCAGCTTGGCATACGATGCAGTTGCTCCTGCATCCTGTATGGAAGAAGTGCATGGCACAACAACAGAATATCCTGTCATCCGTATCCTGACAGATAATGCGAGCTGTTCTTACAAGTGGGCAAAACAACTCATTTTCGACAGCGTGGAAATAAAGACGGAAGTGAACGGTATTCGCAACTTCAGCTTCTATAATGATCAGGGTGAAGTAGATACTACACAGCCCTTCCACCCCTTCGGTATACAGGCAGAGTGTGGCGCCTGTTTTCTTTTCGGTAACGAAGAAATGAGCCTGAAAAACTTGCAGGAAGTCCGTTTGAAAGGCATATGGAAGAAGCTACCCGGAACTGAAGCAGAATTCAACAAAATATATAAGGAATACGGAATCAATGCGGACGAGTTCAAAGTTTCCACCGAATACCAGAAAGGTGGCAGGTGGAAAAAATGCGGTGATGAGCAAAAGCTATTCAGCTTTAATGAAAACGGAGATCTGAATCCTGCCGAGATGGTATTTAGCTTTACAGTGCAGCCACAATCCATTTCCAGCGATGAAGCTGCCGTTCCTTACGAATACAGCCGTGACAAAGACGGTTTCTTCCGTATCACCTTGGGGGCCCCTTCCATCGGCTTTGGCACAAAAGCCTACCGCACCTTATTTTCTGAAACGATGGTACACAACAGTGGTTGTAAGGAAAAGAAACGTAAAGACTTACCTTCCGAACCGGTTATTCCTGTGATGGCGGATGTAGAACTTTCCTATATCGCTACGGAAGAGACGACTTTAAGTGATATGGAACGTTCGTTCATTCGACTAAGTCGTATTACGGCATTATCCCGGCAGGAACCATTCCCCATCGCTAAAGGAGAGAAGCAACCGTTTCTGCCTTCTGTCCCGGCTGAAAATCTGTTGTATTTCGGTTTACTTCACGCACTGGGAGAGCAGAACCTGCGGTTGTACTTCGATATGGTATTACCTCAGGAAAAGATCCCATTCTATGACCCGCAACCGGGCAGGCAGGTAACTTTGGCATGGGAATATTGGAGCGGAAATGAATGGCATCCCATTACCATAGAATCCGTCCTTGCCGAAGAAACGCTAGGACTAACGCAAAGCGGATTTATAGAAATCAAGTTGCCGGAGAAAATAAGCGGCAGCCATATGGATAAACAAGGCAAGGCATGGATACGTGCCGCCGTGACAGGCGACTTGTCTTCCTGTCTTGCCGTACGAGGTATCCGGACAAACTGTATCCGTCTCATCTCCCAAAATGGAGATGGTACTCCGTTGCCTGCCGGAACGATACAAGGTATAAAGGAACTGGATGAACGGATTGAAAGTGTCACCCAGCCCTTGAGTGGCTTCGGAGGCAAGCCTGCCGAAACAGCAACTGAGTTGGCTGTGCGACAAAGTTCACGCATCAGTAACCGTCATCGTGCCCTCATGATAAAGGACTACGAGCATCTTATGCTGGAATTTTTCCCCGAAGTGGATAAGATACAGTGCATTCCCATCCCGCAGAATAAGGGAGCATCGAAAATATGCCTGGTGGTATTCAGCCGTGCGGAAGACAGCCGTTATTTCCTCTCTCCGGCATGGAAACTGGCGGAAATACAGCAGCTTGTCCGGCAATATGCATCTCCGTTTGCTTCTTTGCGTGTAATTAATCCCGTTTACGAACGTGTGAATGTTCACTGCAAGGCAATCCTGTGGGACAGCGTGCCGGATAAAGGCAAGGCAGTCCGGCAACTTGTCGTTTTGGCACAGAACTATATCGCACCGTGGTATCGGAAAAAAGAAATTCCAATACTTAGGCAACGTTACTCCTACAAGGAACTTCATACCCGAATGGTGAATCATGAGGATCTGATGCGGCTGGTCACGTTGGAAGTGAACGGTAAGAGTTTGCCGCGTATAGATGTTGATACCGTGGACTTCACTTTCGAAGGCAAGCACCCTTGGAATGTATTGCTTCCGGTAATAAAAATAGAACTTCTTTCTCCCCACGACGGCATAGAGAAAGCCGAAGTCGGGAGTAACTTCATAATAGGATAGTGGCTTATGGAAATGAATAATAACAGACGCAACCGAAGTGTGCTGAAAAGCTACTTTCAGAAAGGTGATGTACCCACAGAACAACAGTTTGCTGAACTGATAGATTCCGTGTCGAACATTGTGGAGGATGGACAGGTGATGAGAACCCCCAGTGGATGGGCGTTTTTCCCTGGACAAGCCGGTCACTTGGATATCGGGCTTTACACGGAAGAACCTCTCACAGAAGTGGATATGCCCGCATGGACTCTCGCTGTCACATCCGAAAAGAAGCTGACTGTCAGGAATGCGAAGGGAGAAGCGGTGATGGAAGCATCGCAAGACAAATCGATAGTATTGTATGGTAGTCTGAAGGTGGAAGACGAAATTACCGCAACGGCTTACCGGACGACAGGCGGAGGAGGAATCACACCCAGCGGTGAAGGCTATCTGACTGTCCCTGCCGACAAACAGTGGCATGATCTGCCAATCGATGTGTCGCGTGAAGGTTTCGGTTGCCGTGTATACTCTGTATATGCCTCTTTTCGTGAACAGGGTACGGGGCTTTGCCAACTGACACGTGTTACCGCGCTTTGGCTTAACTTTATGCAACAGCGAATTGAATCACCCCAGAAGCACTGGTGGGGATGGACGGGCAGCGTCCGCTTCCGTTGGCAGATGCGGGAAAAGAATATATACCTGCAAATGCGTACCAAAAAGCAACTCCCATCCGGTGAGATACATTGCCGAGTGGTGGAAATGTATAAAGGATAAGCTGATGGGAAAAGACAATAATGGACCCTATATCAGGCAGTTGGCGGAAAACGAAAATCTGTACTCATACCTGCAAAGGCAGACGCTTGAAGAAGTGCACCGCCTCTCGGGAAAGGTATGGACGGATTTCAATGCCCATGATCCCGGGGTGACTCTGGCAGATATCGCCAACTATGCGCTGACAGAAATGGACTACAAGCTCGGTTTCGGTACGGTGGATTACTTGACCGGGGAAGATGGAATCTTCGAACCTGAACGTTTCGGACTCTTTCCACCCGAAAAGGTGTATACCACTGCCCCTGTTACACCGGAGGATTATCGAAGACTGTTCTTCGCCCGCATTCCGGAACTGGAAAACGTATGGGTGGAATGTAATGCGGCAACCGGCGGCTACACTGTCAAGATTGCTCTTTCCCCCTTTGAAGAAGAGGATAACGGAAAAACGGTGGTAAAGCAGGTTGCGAAGATTTACAACAGCCACCGTAATCTGTGCGAATACCTCGACAAGGTAATCATCGTACGGTCCGCAGAATTGGAATTTCATGCAGAATTTGAGATAGAGCCGGGCAAAGATGCATCTATTGTGCTGGCGAAGCTCTATGAAACCATCTTGCATTATCTTTCCGGCGGAGTGTACGTCTGTGCACCGGAAGGGCTGGAAACCTCTGGCTTGTCACCCGAAGAGTGGTTGGAAGGGTCGGAAAGCATTGTGCGTGTGGTAATCCCCATGCAAAAGAATACCGAATATGAGCTATATAAGAAACTTTGTCAGGTGGAAGGCATCCGGTCGTTCAGCACCTGCTACCTGATGAAGGATGGAAAGCCACAGACCGACTTCTCCGAAGGGTTCAGCTTGAAAATTCCATGTATGGAGAAAGAACTGAAAGTGCGTATCCGTCAGGGGCGCTCTGTTATGCGAGTCGATATGGAGAAGTTCGCAAGATATCTGAAAACCTTTTATTATGCTCAGAGGCGTATCAGCACGAATGAAAGCGACATAAAAGGAATTGGCTGGGGAAATATGACAGGAACATACCGCAACATTTTCACCTATTCCCCCATAGCCGGAGAATTCCCCGCATGTTACCG encodes the following:
- a CDS encoding phage tail sheath C-terminal domain-containing protein; the encoded protein is MGSMKTPGVYIIEKNAFPNSVVEAPTAIPAFIGYTERAVNGNDDLTNVPWKISSMTEYIQYFGGGPDLKFEVDIKDGSLCIEGKNSYTLYYNMMLFFANGGGACYIVSVGSYKDALKKDSMITGLGKLTLEQEITLVAIPEAVNLSSSEEFKDIQQQMLSHCGNTMKNRFALLDIYPKANEKTKIEDQVNFFCDNIGSSFLSYGAAYFPWLNTSIVGERDLKGDMFTWTDNAYIHRTQLDAGFAEIVESLFVEEFEIKENVVKNGHTFKLEEVVEGDIYADSDTEKTKVIGRIESIKDIKEDGNEEVIKKNVKVVWLFSSFIEELEIKEDVVKNGHTFKLEEVVEGDIYADSDTEKTKVIGRIESIKDIKEAETGKVIKKDVKVVWLFSSFTEEFEIEGSVLKDNHTFKLEEVVEGDIYADSDTEKTNVIGRIESIKDIKEAGNEKVIKKNVKVVWLFPNNVDKQALHQALYNVSSVYKQAIKGVLKNLNLFPPSAAMAGIYTMVDNSRGVWKAPANVTLNYVGSTVEDIDDEQQAELNVPIHGKAVNVIRLFRGEGIKVWGARTLDGNSLDWRYVNVRRTLLFLEESIKNAARAYVFEPNDAGTWINMKCMIDSFLRSVWKRGGLAGATPEDAFEVHIGLGDTMTAEDILDGIMRITVLVAVTHPAEFIEITFQQQAQKS
- a CDS encoding phage tail sheath family protein, which codes for MGEYKTPGVYIKEKNAFGNSIVEVETAVPVFIGLTEVALDGTSSLLNKPVRISSMTEYNTYFGGAPTPQFMLSSEDIKADDKDKFLFCFPDSEKKTALKCGVLGHICTLYYHMVLFFANGGGTCYVVSLGGYNADFCELYSANKDTVFANIKKEQDITMVVVPEAVNSANCMNVYTDLLKELCDKQKYFALLDVPMEAGAKTEDISDSFGTGIGTTNLQYAAAYYPWLETSVLSDADIDSRVLVWNYNAETTPSTFSGDSKVDEYIKKCITMISTSKDAAGKELKADDIQQVKTDLHNALLQNWPQYKSLAKKVKDYLNLLPPSAAMAGVYTMVDNTRGVWKAPANVSLNYVNKPAVPITGKDQEVLNMPMTGKAINAIRTFPGEGIKVWGARTLDGNSQDWRYINVRRTMIFLEQSIKNAARAYVFEPNDANTWINMKCMIENFLRSVWKRGGLAGSTPEDAYEVHVGLGDTMTSDDILEGIMRITVLVAVVHPAEFIEITFQQQAQKS
- a CDS encoding phage tail protein yields the protein MADNGSAQSQDTKMWPLPSFHFKVTLGSVGEISFSEVSGLETEFEEITYRAGDSNDFTKLKMPGLKKVSDITLKKGMFVSDSQLWKWIGNVNMNIIQRENVTISLLDESHSAVKTWSLINAWPKKITVEGFKADGNSVAMETLILAHEGIQITE
- a CDS encoding phage tail protein, whose amino-acid sequence is MIENLAWKFLPPYEFYFRVCFMERLVSLFYASFTEVSGLGWNYEKQTQTGSENTAQELPKAIKYGKITLKSPLVPLVAPFELWVNDCCDSLNMKNAKDQIVALDMVVTLQSQANVPVAAWLCSHCYPVGCSLSGLDAARSGLAMETVILNCNRLERKL